In Brachypodium distachyon strain Bd21 chromosome 2, Brachypodium_distachyon_v3.0, whole genome shotgun sequence, one genomic interval encodes:
- the LOC100842235 gene encoding S-type anion channel SLAH3, whose product MEGNTSKTGAQVPSLLANVEVSNLPDFDFTTPATSPKNKPATVRVEPMDRVTRRSEVPAIPPFDSPFQARPMHPVSISLPASPTFGEAIPAPGLDSQDKQATADGDAARQPEGDPPKGNNVRFVKPDKVMFRSQPMPGGVPSHAETMRRMNSRVGNGSRDKRYDTFKTFTGKLERQLTHLTGVGGGGGVPNTPEEDEESGRGDAIGNSRPTASMPKVDRFFAALEGPELDQLKSSEELVLPSDKRWPFLLRFPVSSFGICLGVSSQAILYKTISTSEPTSFLHVSPKVNLVLWCISVALMCAITAIYLCKVVFFFEAVRREYYHPIRVNFFFAPWIACLFLVIGMPPSIAAELPPWLWYALMAPVLCLELKIYGQWMSGGQRRLSKVANPSNHLSVVGNFVGALLGASMGLKEGPVFFFAVGMAHYSVLFVTLYQRLPTNETLPKELHPVFFLFVAAPSVASMAWAKITGEFGLGSRIAYFIAMFLYASLAVRIDFFRGFRFSLAWWAYTFPMTGAAIASIRYATVVDNLFTKTLCLVLSALATLTVTALFATTMVHAFVLGNLFPNDISIAITDRKMKPIMELQEEDHSVSSSGSNDIEASTAVAPKA is encoded by the exons ATGGAAGGCAACACTAGCAAGACCGGCGCCCAAGTGCCGTCCCTCCTTGCAAACGTGGAGGTTTCCAACCTCCCTGACTTCGATTTCACGACACCGGCGACGAGCCCCAAGAACAAGCCGGCCACCGTACGG GTGGAGCCAATGGACCGCGTTACTCGGCGCAGCGAGGTTCCGGCGATCCCGCCTTTCGATTCGCCTTTTCAAGCCCGGCCGATGCATCCCGTGTCCATCAGCCTGCCGGCGTCGCCGACCTTCGGCGAAGCCATCCCCGCGCCCGGCCTGGACTCGCAAGACAAGCAGGCCACGGCGGACGGGGACGCGGCACGGCAGCCAGAAGGAGACCCGCCCAAGGGGAACAACGTCAGATTCGTGAAACCTGATAAGGTGATGTTCCGGTCGCAGCCGATGCCCGGCGGGGTGCCCTCCCACGCTGAGACCATGAGACGGATGAATAGCCGGGTTGGCAATGGCAGCCGGGACAAGCGCTACGACACGTTCAAGACGTTCACAGGGAAGCTCGAGCGGCAGCTCACCCATTTGAccggcgttggcggcggcggcggcgtaccGAACACGcccgaggaggacgaggagtcCGGCCGCGGCGACGCCATCGGTAACAGCCGCCCCACCGCGTCCATGCCAAAAGTCGACCGCTTCTTCGCCGCACTGGAAGGCCCCGAACTGGACCAACTCAAG TCGTCGGAGGAGCTGGTGCTGCCGTCGGACAAGAGGTGGCCGTTCCTGCTCCGGTTCCCGGTATCATCATTCGGTATCTGCCTCGGCGTGAGCAGCCAAGCGATCCTGTACAAGACGATCTCGACGTCGGAGCCGACGTCGTTCCTGCACGTGAGTCCCAAGGTGAACCTGGTGCTGTGGTGCATCTCGGTGGCGCTCATGTGCGCCATCACCGCCATCTACTTGTGCAAGgtggtcttcttcttcgagGCCGTCCGGCGCGAGTACTACCACCCCATCAGGGTCAACTTCTTCTTCGCGCCGTGGATCGCCTGCCTGTTCCTGGTCATCGGCATGCCGCCGTCCATTGCCGCGGAGCTCCCTCCCTGGCTCTGGTACGCGCTCATGGCGCCCGTGCTGTGCCTGGAGCTCAAGATCTACGGGCAGTGGATGTCcggcgggcagcggcggctgtcCAAGGTGGCCAACCCGTCCAACCACCTGTCCGTGGTGGGCAACTTCGTGGGCGCGCTGCTGGGGGCCTCCATGGGCCTGAAAGAAGGGcccgtcttcttcttcgccgtcGGGATGGCCCACTACAGCGTGCTCTTCGTCACGCTGTACCAGCGGCTGCCGACCAACGAGACGCTGCCCAAGGAGCTGCACccggtcttcttcctcttcgtgGCGGCGCCCAGCGTGGCGTCCATGGCGTGGGCCAAGATCACGGGCGAGTTCGGCCTCGGGTCCCGGATCGCATACTTCATCGCCATGTTCCTCTACGCGTCGCTGGCCGTGCGGATCGACTTCTTCAGGGGGTTCCGGTTCTCACTGGCGTGGTGGGCCTACACGTTCCCGATGACCGGAGCCGCCATCGCGTCCATCCGGTATGCCACCGTGGTGGACAACCTCTTCACAAAGACGTTGTGCCTCGTGCTGTCGGCGCTCGCCACGCTCACCGTCACGGCGCTCTTCGCCACCACCATGGTGCACGCCTTCGTGCTCGGCAACCTCTTCCCCAACGACATCTCCATCGCCATCACGGACCGCAAGATGAAGCCCATCATGGAGCTGCAAGAAGAAGACCACAGCGTAtccagcagcggcagcaacgACATCGAGGCCAGCACCGCGGTAGCACCAAAAGCATGA